From a region of the Citricoccus muralis genome:
- a CDS encoding nuclear transport factor 2 family protein — MATLTLHDLLTLEHQGWDALCSGRGGTFYGALMTDDAVMVIVNGMVLDRETVASTLDHAPPWSEYHLDDPRLVPTGTDAAALVYTATASRTGDPDPFTALMSSHYRLLDGRIRMTLYQQTTITH; from the coding sequence ATGGCCACGTTGACGCTCCACGACCTGTTGACCCTGGAGCACCAGGGGTGGGATGCGCTGTGTTCCGGCCGGGGCGGCACCTTCTACGGGGCGTTGATGACCGACGACGCCGTCATGGTGATCGTCAACGGCATGGTCCTGGACCGGGAAACGGTGGCCTCAACTCTGGACCACGCTCCACCGTGGTCTGAGTACCACCTGGATGACCCTCGGCTGGTCCCCACCGGCACGGATGCAGCAGCACTCGTGTACACGGCCACGGCTTCTCGGACCGGCGACCCGGATCCGTTCACGGCCCTGATGTCCAGCCACTACCGGCTGCTCGACGGACGTATCCGGATGACGCTCTACCAACAGACGACCATCACCCACTAG
- a CDS encoding phosphoribosylaminoimidazolesuccinocarboxamide synthase, protein MTGFSQGFDAQAVELPGWRHAYSGKVRDLYEPADAAPGETETLLVVASDRISAYDFVLETEIPDKGAVLTQLSLWWFEQLQVPHHVVSLDVPEAVAGRAMVCQRLDMYEVECIARGYLTGSGLAEYRESGSVTGIELPAGLVDGSKLDPAIFTPSAKAKVGEHDENITFGQMAGLIGREPAERLRELTLDVYTRAEAIARERGIILADTKVEFGQDATGRIVLGDEVLTPDSSRFWDAAQYEPGRAQPSFDKQFVRDWLTGPDSGWDRHSGEAPPALPADVVAKTRARYIEAYETLTGRTFTP, encoded by the coding sequence ATGACCGGATTCTCGCAAGGGTTTGACGCCCAGGCCGTGGAGCTGCCGGGTTGGCGGCACGCCTATTCGGGCAAAGTGCGCGACCTCTATGAGCCGGCCGACGCCGCGCCGGGGGAGACGGAGACGCTGCTCGTGGTCGCCTCGGACCGGATCAGCGCCTACGACTTCGTGCTGGAGACCGAGATCCCGGACAAGGGCGCGGTGCTGACCCAGCTGTCTCTGTGGTGGTTCGAACAGTTGCAGGTGCCGCACCACGTGGTGTCCCTAGACGTGCCGGAGGCCGTGGCGGGGCGGGCCATGGTGTGCCAGCGACTGGACATGTACGAGGTCGAGTGCATCGCGCGCGGCTACCTGACCGGGTCCGGGCTGGCCGAGTACCGGGAGTCCGGCTCGGTCACCGGGATCGAGCTGCCGGCGGGCCTGGTGGACGGTTCGAAGCTGGACCCCGCGATCTTCACCCCGTCCGCCAAGGCCAAGGTGGGCGAGCACGACGAGAACATCACGTTCGGGCAGATGGCCGGGCTGATCGGCCGGGAACCCGCCGAACGGTTGCGCGAGCTGACCCTGGACGTCTACACGCGCGCCGAGGCGATCGCTCGGGAACGCGGGATCATCCTGGCGGACACGAAGGTGGAGTTCGGACAGGATGCCACCGGACGGATCGTGTTGGGGGACGAGGTCCTGACCCCGGACTCCTCCCGGTTCTGGGATGCAGCACAGTATGAGCCGGGCCGCGCCCAGCCCTCCTTCGACAAGCAGTTCGTCCGTGACTGGCTGACCGGCCCGGACTCCGGCTGGGACCGGCACTCGGGTGAGGCGCCGCCGGCCCTGCCGGCCGACGTCGTGGCCAAGACCCGCGCCCGTTACATCGAGGCCTACGAGACCCTGACGGGCCGCACCTTCACCCCCTAA